One Fulvia fulva chromosome 12, complete sequence genomic region harbors:
- a CDS encoding SET domain-containing protein 5: MGSQHDTSLFDCISIPGKGYGLLATNDISPGTVIFQEGPIMRIDKPGSLLTEDDVSAAFDKLSTSEQEAIMALNEDKKLDRSRLMGIFKSNTFGNNDACWIHPTICRINHSCVPNTVTATDPCCIGDEVQVFAEKPIKAGEEITLSYNHQLYEITTARQRAVLLQRQYGFACDCPACAEGSAFRTLSDQRRLLIKELRQSLNGLQTSDFSILDNAEPTSHAAKAIPERALWVKEETPKTPIPPARRAAYNILQAKLRQVEGLPARDIAMNYWQAAEAMLQQILDMQTIVILSWAKAVRVLMEKAMGVMDAVRSPFDHDPQALREAWKAMQGRPCMRVGLSFLDGELEIPEKRRKRHADRRAWAVQIVKGGELRVLSRRELKEVLERGGEDDGGASAKSAAKEAAAAKSWHGKVREQVKDSGTVYKVLGATVTCAVPLAAWWILR; encoded by the coding sequence ATGGGTTCTCAACATGATACCAGCCTGTTCGACTGCATCTCAATACCCGGCAAAGGCTATGGACTGCTGGCCACAAACGATATCTCACCAGGGACGGTGATCTTCCAGGAAGGACCGATCATGCGAATCGACAAGCCTGGATCACTCCTGACCGAAGATGACGTCTCGGCAGCATTTGACAAGCTGTCAACCTCGGAGCAAGAAGCCATCATGGCCCTGAATGAAGACAAGAAGCTCGACAGGTCCAGACTCATGGGTATCTTCAAATCCAACACCTTTGGCAACAACGACGCTTGCTGGATCCATCCCACAATATGTCGCATAAACCACAGTTGCGTGCCCAACACTGTCACAGCGACCGATCCTTGCTGCATAGGCGATGAGGTGCAGGTGTTCGCGGAGAAGCCCATTAAAGCCGGCGAAGAAATAACCCTCTCCTATAACCACCAGCTCTACGAGATCACCACCGCCCGCCAACGTGCGGTTCTTCTGCAGCGCCAATATGGTTTCGCCTGCGACTGCCCCGCTTGCGCAGAGGGCTCCGCCTTCCGCACCCTCAGCGATCAACGCCGCCTTCTAATCAAAGAACTCCGCCAATCCCTCAACGGCCTCCAAACCTCCGACTTCTCCATCCTCGATAATGCCGAACCCACATCTCACGCCGCCAAAGCCATCCCCGAGCGCGCCCTCTGGGTGAAAGAAGAAACCCCCAAGACCCCAATTCCACCCGCGCGCCGCGCAGCCTACAACATCCTCCAAGCCAAACTCCGCCAAGTCGAAGGCCTCCCGGCCCGCGACATTGCCATGAACTACTGGCAAGCAGCTGAGGCAATGCTCCAGCAGATTCTCGACATGCAGACGATCGTCATTCTTTCCTGGGCTAAGGCGGTGAGAGTGCTGATGGAGAAGGCGATGGGTGTTATGGATGCCGTGAGGAGTCCTTTCGATCATGATCCGCAGGCGCTGAGGGAGGCGTGGAAGGCTATGCAGGGGAGGCCGTGTATGAGGGTCGGGTTGAGCTTTTTGGATGGGGAGTTGGAGATTCCCgagaagaggaggaagagGCATGCGGATCGACGGGCGTGGGCTGTGCAGATTGTGAAAGGTGGGGAGTTGAGGGTGTTGAGTCGCAGGGAACTGAAGGAAGTGTTGGAGAGAGGTGGGGAGGATGATGGTGGAGCGTCTGCGAAGAGTGCGGCGAAGGAGGCTGCCGCGGCGAAGTCGTGGCATGGAAAGGTGAGGGAGCAGGTGAAGGACTCGGGGACTGTGTATAAGGTTCTCGGGGCGACTGTGACTTGTGCTGTGCCGCTTGCTGCTTGGTGGATCTTGAGATGA